A single Pan paniscus chromosome 21, NHGRI_mPanPan1-v2.0_pri, whole genome shotgun sequence DNA region contains:
- the BLCAP gene encoding bladder cancer-associated protein → MYCLQWLLPVLLIPKPLNPALWFSHSMFMGFYLLSFLLERKPCTICALVFLAALFLICYSCWGNCFLYHCSDSPLPESAHDPGVVGT, encoded by the coding sequence ATGTATTGCCTCCAGTGGCTGCTGCCCGTCCTCCTCATCCCCAAGCCCCTCAACCCCGCCCTGTGGTTCAGCCACTCCATGTTCATGGGCTTCTACCTGCTCAGCTTCCTCCTGGAACGGAAGCCTTGCACAAtttgtgccttggttttcctGGCAGCCCTGTTCCTTATCTGCTATAGCTGCTGGGGAAACTGTTTCCTGTACCACTGCTCCGATTCCCCGCTTCCAGAATCGGCGCATGATCCCGGCGTTGTGGGCACCTAA